GCTCCGGCCGAGGGCGACACCACCGCGCCGGGAACGGAACTCAAGGTCGGCGACAGGGCTGTTGTGCCGTTCGAGTACACGAGCGAGAAGAAGGGCACCATCGCCGTGACGGTCACGGCGATCGAGAAGGGCGCCGAGGCGGACATGGCCGCCTTCGGCGAGAAGGCGGCGGGAATGACGCCGTACTTCATCAAGATGAAGGTGGAGAACGTCGGGGGCACCGACCTGTCGTACGCGTCGCTGAAGCTGAACGGCGTGCTGGACGGTGGCGGCGGCACGGGTGTCGTCCTGATCGGCGACATCCCGGGCAAGTGCGACAACGAGACCGCGCCCGCCGAGTTCACCACCAAGGACGCGTCCTACGAGACCTGCTCGCTCAGCGCCACGAAGGGCACCCCGGTCACGTCCGCGTCCTTCGACGAGGGCGACGCGTACAGCGACAGCCCGGTCACCTGGTCCAACTGACAACCCACGCAGGCCCGTTGGCCGGCGGCGCCCATGGCGTCACGGCACCATCGAAGCCGGCTCCACGACGAACCCCCGGGCCGGCGGCCCGGGGGTGTCACCCGGATCGGGCCATGTCTACCAGCGCAGTTCGCCCGCCTCGTCCGAGAAGGTTCCTGTCGGGCCGTCCGTGGCGAGAGTCGCCAGGCGCACGATCGTGCCGGCGCTCTCTTCCGGCGTTCTGCCGCCTTCGAATCCCTCGGTCATGTCGGTGGCGGTGAAGCCGGGCTCGATGGTCGGGTTCGAGGATTTACGCAGCAGCGGAAGCGCCGCCTCCGTGACGCGGACGACCCCGACCGCGTTGGTGTCGAAGACCTGGAGAGCCGTGGGACCGTCGGCGACGCCGTGTCCCAGGATGCCCGCGTTGTGGACCAGAACGTCGAGCCGGCCCTCGGCCGAACCGATCGTCGCCAGCGCGCTGTTCACCGATTCGTCGTCGGTCACATCGAGTTGTACGAATCGCGCGCCAAGTGCTGCCCCCGGTGACGAGAGCGGTCTTGTCTTCCAGTTGTCCCACGCGTGAACAGCCTCCTTCGACTTCTGTAGCGGTCGCCACCGAATGGCCACGGTAGCACTTCCGCATCGATCACTACGGAAGAGGTAGGCTGTGGGGGTGGAGACGAAGAAGAGCGGTCCGATCGGCCGGCCGCGAGGATTCGACGCCGACGAGGCGCTTGAGCGCGCCATGCTGGTGTTCTGGGAGCACGGCTACGAGGGGGCCAGCCTGGCGGGCCTCACGGACGCGATGGGCATCTCCACCACGAGCATGTACGCGGCCTTCGGCAACAAGGAGGAGCTGTTCCGCAAGGCTCTGGAGCGTTACACCGAAGGCCCGAGCGCCTACCTGGCGCGGGCGCTTGAGGAGCCGACCGCCCTCGGCGTCGCCACCGCGATCCTGGCCGGCACCATTCGCACCACCACTCGCGCGGCCCGGCCCCAGGGGTGCATGGGCGTCCAGGGAGCCCTGGCCGCCGGCGACGCCGGGCGGGACGTCCGCGACCTTCTCGTCGACTGGCGCAACAACAGCCACTCCACTGTCCGGGAGCGGTTCCAGCGAGCCGTCGACGAGGGCGACCTGCCACCGGAGACCGATCCGGGGCTGCTGGCCCGCTATGTCACCACCTTGGCGTTCGGCATCGCCGTGCAGGCCGCGAGCGGTGTCTGCCGCGACGAACTCCAGGCGATGACCGACGCGGCCCTGCGGAACTGGCCGCTCTGACCTTGTCCGGGAACTCTCCCGGAGTTGTCCGCGATCGGTAACGGACGCATCCCACCGCCCACATGCCTCGTCCTGTCAGTTGGTCGTAAGACCACCGGGGATCAACGGGATCGCGCATAAGGGGCGGACATGGCACGGCACAGCGGCGGGCGTGGCTGGTACGGCAAGTTGATCGGGGCGGCGCTCGGAGTGACGATGCTCGCCACCGGTGCCTCGGTGTGGACCACGCACGCCGTAACCCCGGGCGGCTCCTCGGCGAAGCCGAGCGCGCCGGCCACGCCGGGCGGTGACATCAAGCCGGTCGCGGCGACCATCGCGCACGCCTCGGAGGCGGGGGAGCGCGGGGTCAACATCACCATCGACGACGGCCCCGACCCCGTGTGGACCCCCCAAATGCTCGACCTGCTGCGGGAGTACGAGGTGAAAGCCACGTTCTGCATGGTGGGGACGCAGGCGCAGGCCCACCCCGACCTCGTGAAGAAGGTGGTCGCGGACGGGCACCGGCTGTGCGACCACTCGGTGTCGCACAACACCGCCATGGACAAGGACTCCCAGACCTACCAGTCGCAGCAGATCCTCGACGCCGAACGAATGATCACCAAGGCGTCCGGGGGCGTACGGCCGATGTACTACCGCGCGCCCGGCGGGGCCTTCACCCCCTACAGCCGCCAGCTCGCCGCGTCCCGGGGCATGCGCCCGCTGGGCTGGAACGTGGACACCAAGGACTTCGAGCGCCCTGGCACGGCCGCCATCGTCGCCACGGTCGAGCGGGAGCTGCCCAACGGACCGACGCTCCTGTTCCACGACGCGGGCGGCGACCGCACCCAGACGGTGGAGGCCCTGCGCCAACTCCTTCCCCAACTCAAGGAGCAGGGTTACTCGTTCGGCTTCCCGGTGCGCTGAGCGATGCGCTGAGCGATGCATGGATGGCCGATCCGCCCGATCTCATCGGCAACGGCCGCGAAGTCGGCCTCCGCGTTCAGCGACGACACGAGTGCGGGAGTCACCGGTCGCGACGCGTACACATGGCGTACCGCTTCCAGGTCCACGGGAACCTCGTAGTAGTCCTCGGCGAATCGCCGGTACGCCTCGGGAGAACGTTCCACAAGGAGTCGGAAGAGACTGTCCGCCCCGTCCGGGTCTTCGCGGCCCAGCGGAAAATCAATCGTTCCATGTCTCCAACGGTCGTCCGCGGCCTCGCGCCATATACAGGCCGTCGCGACAGGCACGTTGTCCTCGTCGCTGAACGCCGGCTCCTCGACCCACGACCGGAAAGCCGTGGGGACCTCGTCCATCACACCCGGCCAGAGTTCACCGTCGTTCACGTACGGGCTCATCGGCGACTCGTGATCGAAACCGCGCACATAGGCACCGACCGGCGAGAAGACGATGGAGTAGTCGTCACCCGAGCCGTTGCGCATCGAGGCCATCTCCTCGCCCTCGGCCCAGGCGGAGTCGAAGGAGTAGTACCGGTACTCCCAGTCAGGGCTGAGGATCGTATCGAGCACCGCCAAGGAACGGCACAGGTGCCGCAGGTCGGCGATGGCGGGGAGTCGGCGCGCGACGTCGTATGCGGTCATGGGCCTATTCAACCCGCCGCCTCTGACAGCGGGACGGAACCTCGATGGGCGAAGTACGCGCACTGTCACAGGTTCTCGACCGCGCAACCGGGCACGCCCGTTCCCCTCTCTTGCAGTGCGGCCCGACCGGCCACGTCCATCGACGGCGCACCAGGCGAGGAGACATCCCCCATGTCCGAGACAGCAACTTCCCTGATCCGGCGTCTTCGTGGCCGGGCCGTGGGATTGGCCGCGGCCGGTACGGCCCTCGTTCTCGCCGTGCCGGTGCCGGCGACCGCCGTGGTCGGGCAGAGCCGAGCCGCCGCCGAGCCCGTCTCCGTCATGACGTACACCGCCAAGGAACGCCGCGAGGCCCTCGCCTACTGGACCACCGCCCGGATGAAGGCCGTCGGCAAGTCCGTGGACCTCGGTCCCACCGGGCCCAAGGCCAAGCCGTACCGGGGCGTCGCCCTCAAGACCGTGGGGCGGCTCTTCTTCGTCAACGCCAACGGCGCCGACACCTGGTGCACGGCCACCGCCGTCAAGAGCGCCAACCGCTCCGCCGTGATGACCGCCGCGCACTGCGTACGCCGCGGCTCCTCCCCCGGCAACACCAACACCACGATGGTGTTCGCCCCCGGCTACGGCAAGGGCAAGCAGCCGTACGGCGCTTTCGCGGTCCGCACCGCCGCGAGCCCGCGTGCCTGGGTGAACGACTCCACCGATGACGTCTCCGCGCTGGTCGTCGACGCCGACAAGAAGGGCCGCAAACTCACCGACGTCGTGGGCGGCCAGGCCATCGCCTTCAACCGCGCCGTCGGCGGCACCGTCTCCGCCCTCGGCTACTCCGCCACCCGCCCGCAGCGCGGCGAGGAACTCCTCCGCTGCGTCGGCAAGGCGAAGAAGGAGAACGGTATGCAGGCCATTCCCTGCGACATGACCGGCGGCTCCAGCGGCGGCCCGTGGCTGGCCGACTTCGACACCACCACCGGCAAGGGCGTCCTTGTCTCGGTCAATGGCTCGCTGGACGCGCTGACGCCGACCAAGATGTACGGAGAGGTGCTGGGGGCCACGGCGAAGAAGGTGTACAACCGGGCCCAGAAGGGCTGAGTCCCGCCATTCGGAAACGAAAACGCTCGGCTGGGAAATCCCAGCCGAGCGCAGACGGAATTTAGGCCGCCGGATCAGATCGTGGGTGTGTCGTCCACGACTTCCTTGTGCGGTTCGACAATGAACTTCCAGCCGTCGCTGGGCTCCAGAAAACGCACCCGGGTCGGGTAGATGTCCAACGCGCGGCGGTCGCGGTTCTGGCTCGCGCTCTTGCGCCCCCGGACCGGCTCCTCGAACAGGTCGACCTTGACGTCCGGCACCTCGACGACTTCCTCGCTCCAGCGCTGGACGATCCCCGCGCCGAACGCGTCGCGCGCGGCGGAGTAGAGCGCCTCCAGAGCTTCGGTGTTCCCGTTGGGCACGAAGAGCGCGAGATTCAGAACGACGCCGGCGCTCCGGAGAACCTCGATTTCCTCCCCCGCCTTGTCGGCGACCCAGATCCCGCGCTCGTCGGCGTTGTCCGGGAGAACATGGATTTCCTCGCCGAATACCGTCCGCGCGGCGAAGGACCCTCCCTCTGAATTCTTTCCCGGCTCCGAAAGGAATGCCGGAGCGTAGCAGTCGAGAGGAAGGCCATCCATCTCCGCCGAGACGAAGATGGCGTCCTGGACGCCCAACTCTGAGACCTCGCCGGCCGTAAGACGTCGACCCGTAACCTTCTCGGTATTCACGCCATTCCCCTTTTTCTCGTGGCGTCCTGTGAATTCAATAAGACTCTACCACGAAAAAGATCGGGCGGTTCCTCTTGTGCACGCCCGCGTATTCGGTGCCGATTTCGGCAACGAAGTCGCACCGAAGTCGGCACCGAATAGGAATGCGAGGAGGCTTGGCCGAATCACAACAGAGCGGTTAATTGGCGCCCGTCCTACGCCCCGCCGTCCGGCGGGTCCGTACGGTCCGCGAAGACGCCTTCCAGGATGCCGGTGGCCTGGCCGATCTCGATCAGGTAGCCGTCCGGATCCTTGAGGTAGCAGCGGAGTTCGGCCTTGCGGTCGAGCGGCTCGGTGAGGAACCGCGCGCCCTTCGCGGTCGCCTGCTCGTAGAAAGCCGCGATGTCCGCCACCCGTACGT
The nucleotide sequence above comes from Streptomyces sp. NBC_01716. Encoded proteins:
- a CDS encoding TetR/AcrR family transcriptional regulator codes for the protein METKKSGPIGRPRGFDADEALERAMLVFWEHGYEGASLAGLTDAMGISTTSMYAAFGNKEELFRKALERYTEGPSAYLARALEEPTALGVATAILAGTIRTTTRAARPQGCMGVQGALAAGDAGRDVRDLLVDWRNNSHSTVRERFQRAVDEGDLPPETDPGLLARYVTTLAFGIAVQAASGVCRDELQAMTDAALRNWPL
- a CDS encoding SDR family oxidoreductase; translated protein: MARSSASSASNPRGRPIGPLFFVSTPTAYLFRSDRCGSATVAIRWRPLQKSKEAVHAWDNWKTRPLSSPGAALGARFVQLDVTDDESVNSALATIGSAEGRLDVLVHNAGILGHGVADGPTALQVFDTNAVGVVRVTEAALPLLRKSSNPTIEPGFTATDMTEGFEGGRTPEESAGTIVRLATLATDGPTGTFSDEAGELRW
- a CDS encoding polysaccharide deacetylase family protein, which translates into the protein MARHSGGRGWYGKLIGAALGVTMLATGASVWTTHAVTPGGSSAKPSAPATPGGDIKPVAATIAHASEAGERGVNITIDDGPDPVWTPQMLDLLREYEVKATFCMVGTQAQAHPDLVKKVVADGHRLCDHSVSHNTAMDKDSQTYQSQQILDAERMITKASGGVRPMYYRAPGGAFTPYSRQLAASRGMRPLGWNVDTKDFERPGTAAIVATVERELPNGPTLLFHDAGGDRTQTVEALRQLLPQLKEQGYSFGFPVR
- a CDS encoding trypsin-like serine peptidase, which produces MSETATSLIRRLRGRAVGLAAAGTALVLAVPVPATAVVGQSRAAAEPVSVMTYTAKERREALAYWTTARMKAVGKSVDLGPTGPKAKPYRGVALKTVGRLFFVNANGADTWCTATAVKSANRSAVMTAAHCVRRGSSPGNTNTTMVFAPGYGKGKQPYGAFAVRTAASPRAWVNDSTDDVSALVVDADKKGRKLTDVVGGQAIAFNRAVGGTVSALGYSATRPQRGEELLRCVGKAKKENGMQAIPCDMTGGSSGGPWLADFDTTTGKGVLVSVNGSLDALTPTKMYGEVLGATAKKVYNRAQKG